AGACATGGCGGAAATTTAATATGTGAAAAAATAGAATGGTCAGATCGTGAAACTTATGTTAAAGGCTGGGCGGATAACGATTTTAAACGGAACTTTGCCCCTTTTTCCCGGAGATTGGTTGATGGGCTCGATCAGGAGACTGGTTGACGGGTCAGTTAAAAGTACGGGATAATCAGCATGCCATCGGGAGTTTATGACAAATGGTGCAGGAAGAGGCTGAAGCTGCGGAGCTGGACAAGTAAGGGCCGCCATTTTTTCTAGTGCAGCCAGACCAATGGTCACCGTGCTACGCCGCTCACCACATCAAAACGCCTGTTATAACGCATTTATCATATTTTTAACCAATTGTGGTATCTGAATTGTAATCTATAGGAAAATTATACAAAAATGAGATTCATCTGCAGAGAGCTGGCAGTTGTTGCATGTGTACTAATCTTGACGTCTGCACAAAGTTTTGGCCAACAAAGAGCCCCTGTTCCGAAGAACTGGCAATTGCTGAGTTATGATACGGACAGTGTTTACGGGATTGGTGTGGAAAAAGCATACCGCGAGCTGTTGAAAGGCAAAAAAAGCCAGACGGTGATCGTTGCGGTACTGGATTCAGGGATCGATACCACGCATGAGGACCTGAAACCCGTGCTTTGGCATAATCCCCGCGAAATCCCGGGCAATAACATTGATGATGACGGAAATGGATATGTGGATGATGTGTACGGCTGGAACTTCCTCGGCGCCAAGGATGGCAGCAGCGTGAAAGAAGATTCCGATGAGGCTACCCGCGAATATTTCCGCATGAAGAAAAAGTATGTGGACCCGGATTCCGCCCTCGCGCCGGACAGCAAGGAGCTTGCGTACTGGAACCGCCTGAAGGACCGCATCGAACGCCCATCATCCCAGAACAAATCCAACTACAAAATGATGCTCAAGGTGCAGGAAAACCTCCTGCAATGCGAAGCCATCCTCTCCGAATACCTGAAAACGACCGATTTCAGCCTGAAGCAGCTGGACACCATCCGCAGCAATGACCAGGACGTGATGCTGGCCAAAAGCTTTGCCCTGCGCCTCCTCAACAGCACCGGCGAAGAAGGCATGACCTACCAGGCCCTGAAAACCGACCTGGCCGAATACATCAAGGACCTGAAACGCAAGGCCGATTTCTCCGGGCAGGAACCGAAGGACAAACGCGCCACCATCGTTGGCGACAACCTGAATGATATCAACGACAAATATTATGGCAATGCCGATGTAATGGGTCAGTTCGCCACACACGGCACGCACGTTTCCGGTATCATCGCCGCCGCACGCGGTAATGAACTGGGTATCGACGGTGTGGCGGATAATGTGCGCATTATGACCGTAAAAGTAGTGCCGGAAGGTGACGAGCGGGATAAAGACGTGGCCCTTGGTATCCGTTATGCGGTAGACAATGGTGCGCAGATCATCAACATGAGCTTCGGCAAAGGCTTCTCTCCGCAAAAAGAGTGGGTAGACGACGCTATCCGTTATGCAGAGGAAAAAGGCGTGCTGCTGGTGCATGCGGCCGGTAACGACGGCGCGAACAATGACGAAGTGGAAAACTTCCCGAAAGATACTTATAACGATGGCAGGGAAGCCAATAACCTGATCACCGTAGGCGCGCTCGGCAATGGCCGCACCGGCAGCAAAATAGCCGGTTTTTCCAACTATGGTAAAAAGGAAGTGGATGTATTCGCGCCGGGTGTGCAGATCTACTCCACCATCCCCGGCGGCAATAAATACAACAATGCCAGCGGCACCAGTATGGCTTCTCCGGTAGTAGCCGGTGCAGCGGCGCTCATACTCTCCTATTACCCGGACCTGAGTGCGCGCCAGCTGAAGGAGATCATTGAAAAAACCGCTTCTCCCCTGCCGGAAAACCTGGTGAACAAACCCGGTGCGAAAGATGAAACGATCGATTTTTCGGAGCTATCTACTTCCGGCGGTATGGTGAATGTGTATGAAGCGCTGAAGCTCGCCGCAAAAACGAGAGGCGAAAACGCCAGGGAAAACCGGAGAAAAGCCCGGTTGGCTCCTGCGGCGAGAGACTAGTCAATATGCACAGCAGCATAAAAAAACAGGTTGTATTCATAGCTGATACAACCTGTTTTTTTTATTGTCTATAAGGATGGCTCGCCGCCCGCAGCGCTGCCGGATCATTTTATCAGCCGCAGATTCACCGGGTACCGGTAATGCGTACCTTTATTCGCACTGACCGCCGCAATGATGGAAAAGATCACATTCAGCAGCCATACGAGCTGCATCAGGCCAAGCAGTGAAAACACCCTGTAGCCCACATTGGGAACATCAAAAAAGTCCGGCCCGCTGAACATCCGGCCGAAAGACCAGAAGCCCCATTGGATGCCGTTAATGATGGCAATGGCCACTTGTATGATGCTGACCGTGATCTGGAAATTCAGGGCTTCTTTCCCTTCTTTCTCCATAAAAGGGGATTCGTTACGCCGGATCAGCCAGATGACCAGTGCGCCGATGATATTGCCGACCATGGAGATCAGTACCTGGCCGATGATGCCGCCAAGGTGCACCAGTGCTCCCCAGGTGCGGTCATCTTTCATTTGTTGCTGCTGCTGAAATTGCTCAAATTGTTCCTTGTCCATCAGGTATGGTATTTAGGGTGAGGATTCGGGGTAAAAAGGTAAAACCACCCGGCACAGCTTATAAGCCGGATTC
This genomic stretch from Chitinophaga sp. XS-30 harbors:
- a CDS encoding S8 family peptidase is translated as MTSAQSFGQQRAPVPKNWQLLSYDTDSVYGIGVEKAYRELLKGKKSQTVIVAVLDSGIDTTHEDLKPVLWHNPREIPGNNIDDDGNGYVDDVYGWNFLGAKDGSSVKEDSDEATREYFRMKKKYVDPDSALAPDSKELAYWNRLKDRIERPSSQNKSNYKMMLKVQENLLQCEAILSEYLKTTDFSLKQLDTIRSNDQDVMLAKSFALRLLNSTGEEGMTYQALKTDLAEYIKDLKRKADFSGQEPKDKRATIVGDNLNDINDKYYGNADVMGQFATHGTHVSGIIAAARGNELGIDGVADNVRIMTVKVVPEGDERDKDVALGIRYAVDNGAQIINMSFGKGFSPQKEWVDDAIRYAEEKGVLLVHAAGNDGANNDEVENFPKDTYNDGREANNLITVGALGNGRTGSKIAGFSNYGKKEVDVFAPGVQIYSTIPGGNKYNNASGTSMASPVVAGAAALILSYYPDLSARQLKEIIEKTASPLPENLVNKPGAKDETIDFSELSTSGGMVNVYEALKLAAKTRGENARENRRKARLAPAARD
- a CDS encoding DUF4870 domain-containing protein translates to MDKEQFEQFQQQQQMKDDRTWGALVHLGGIIGQVLISMVGNIIGALVIWLIRRNESPFMEKEGKEALNFQITVSIIQVAIAIINGIQWGFWSFGRMFSGPDFFDVPNVGYRVFSLLGLMQLVWLLNVIFSIIAAVSANKGTHYRYPVNLRLIK